From Anopheles arabiensis isolate DONGOLA chromosome 3, AaraD3, whole genome shotgun sequence, a single genomic window includes:
- the LOC120905241 gene encoding ribonucleases P/MRP protein subunit POP1, whose amino-acid sequence MASANMQFDAAVGGTVQLPTRVDQLQFAESRTEEVFQMLLTMNSGSNQRKLMHQSLPCHMRRRAMSYNVRRLPRRFRQVHTAQFNKSGVSEKKKRPSRRYRRKPTNLLREYERRKRAFVWLETHVWHAKRFHMTSRWGYKLPLAPCSKGYRSSYRASSKHCLVHDLSYEGCVEVSGEETRLKEGFRRLCSERVGLTLAAKAFTAGDRAGYVWLYRDGAYPYGCLGRVRFVWRASGSTNLQDDRRSVWIFAHPTFYRQVVEQLVKVFQLKNALRDTNDTIEDITRNPADIRCPRYRSETTGVEVVELKDTLNRFHLAGPLSHATIVKTFNLYKPPATQPPSTEAHRTWYHDFLDSKPKYSKMLAQQANYWQELKGLTSPGELSPGEVIALLVQDPRLNRPLKRSKALPQVPARYDFSQSHLQDPAVQPRAIRSFSPLWDESIRNRVSGEMKSTHELSVMRSVETLVAGELCRSETALQPLPVLLLQNPGSQDAAYKRLGYGAGWELIVPAGYGLAVWHSLVMWGARPVGQLQLDMLELETGIDRSGVPDTVLGQEEASRRHAEALSKYFHRPSNKRVNYTKLAIASPFLCPWTQLVQEWNKASDGPLPFFVLRDQEALAKLRLALERKFNVHSIGLPPAALIPVLLTLKTRGNPGDNALICLPLRTDFRTNRQNRLATVHGPVYVEPAHPDPHGKERTVLRAQHLKTLKRLRNRRVRQKRRLQRANPGVLVRIPQANNRALVEQQLKRMADLWLPATPATVRQQCSRECFGYVTQAGFSLSEGGVNGIGYVTARGLEKLFKICTKGTVKVLVRGTRTRGYRFATIRLAG is encoded by the coding sequence ATGGCATCCGCCAACATGCAGTTCGATGCCGCCGTCGGCGGGACGGTGCAGCTGCCGACCCGCGTGGACCAGCTCCAGTTTGCCGAGAGCCGCACGGAGGAGGTGTTCCAGATGCTGCTCACCATGAACAGCGGCTCGAACCAGCGGAAGCTGATGCACCAGTCCCTGCCGTGCCATATGCGCCGGCGGGCGATGTCGTACAATGTGCGACGGTTGCCGCGCCGGTTCCGCCAGGTGCATACGGCCCAGTTCAACAAGAGCGGCGTGTCGGAGAAGAAAAAGCGCCCGTCGCGCCGGTACCGCCGCAAGCCGACCAATCTGCTGAGGGAGTACGAGCGCCGGAAGCGCGCGTTCGTGTGGCTGGAGACGCACGTGTGGCACGCGAAGCGGTTCCACATGACGTCGCGCTGGGGCTACAAGCTGCCGCTGGCACCGTGCAGCAAGGGCTACCGGTCGAGCTATCGGGCGAGCTCGAAGCACTGCCTGGTGCACGATCTATCGTACGAGGGGTGCGTGGAGGTGAGCGGCGAGGAGACCCGCCTGAAGGAAGGTTTCCGGCGGCTGTGCAGCGAGCGCGTGGGTCTTACGCTGGCGGCCAAGGCATTCACGGCCGGCGATCGGGCTGGGTACGTGTGGCTGTACCGGGACGGGGCCTATCCGTACGGTTGCTTGGGCCGCGTGCGGTTCGTGTGGCGTGCCAGTGGAAGCACCAACCTGCAGGACGACCGTCGCTCGGTTTGGATCTTTGCACATCCAACGTTTTACCGGCAGGTGGTGGAACAGTTGGTGAAGGTTTTCCAGCTCAAAAATGCTCTCCGCGACACGAACGACACCATCGAAGACATTACGAGAAACCCGGCCGATATTCGCTGCCCGCGCTATCGCTCCGAAACGACGGGAGTGGAGGTGGTCGAGCTGAAGGACACACTCAATCGGTTTCATCTTGCAGGGCCACTTTCTCATGCAACGATTGTGAAAACGTTTAATCTGTATAAACCACCCGCGACACAACCGCCCTCGACCGAAGCGCACCGGACGTGGTACCACGATTTCCTCGACAGCAAACCAAAGTACAGCAAAATGCTTGCCCAGCAGGCAAACTACTGGCAGGAGCTGAAGGGTCTGACCTCACCGGGGGAACTGAGTCCGGGCGAGGTGATCGCGCTGCTCGTGCAGGATCCACGGCTCAACCGGCCGCTGAAGCGCTCCAAAGCACTGCCCCAGGTGCCGGCTCGGTACGACTTCTCGCAGTCCCATCTGCAGGACCCGGCCGTACAGCCGCGCGCGATAAGAAGCTTCAGCCCGCTGTGGGACGAATCGATCCGCAACCGTGTCAGCGGCGAGATGAAGTCGACCCACGAGCTGAGCGTGATGCGCAGCGTCGAAACGCTCGTCGCCGGTGAGCTCTGCCGCTCGGAAACGGCCCTCCAGCCGCtgcctgtgctgctgctgcaaaatcCCGGCTCGCAGGACGCCGCCTACAAGCGGCTCGGGTACGGTGCCGGCTGGGAGCTGATCGTGCCGGCCGGGTACGGGCTGGCCGTGTGGCACTCGCTCGTAATGTGGGGCGCCCGCCCCGTCGGCCAGCTGCAGCTGGACATGCTGGAGCTCGAGACGGGCATCGATCGGTCCGGCGTGCCGGATACGGTGCTCGGGCAGGAGGAGGCAAGCCGCCGGCATGCGGAAGCGCTGAGCAAATACTTCCACCGCCCATCCAACAAGCGAGTCAACTACACGAAGCTAGCAATTGCCTCCCCCTTCCTCTGCCCGTGGACGCAGCTCGTGCAGGAGTGGAACAAAGCGTCCGACGGTCCACTGCCGTTCTTCGTCCTGCGGGATCAGGAAGCGCTGGCAAAGCTACGGCTCGCCCTCGAACGCAAATTCAACGTCCATTCGATCGGCCTACCGCCGGCCGCGCTCATCCCCGTGCTGCTGACGCTGAAAACACGCGGCAATCCGGGCGACAATGCGCTGATCTGCTTACCGCTGCGCACCGACTTCCGCACGAACAGGCAGAACCGGCTCGCGACCGTGCACGGTCCGGTGTACGTGGAACCGGCCCACCCGGACCCGCACGGCAAGGAGCGAACGGTGCTGCGGGCACAACACTTGAAAACGCTCAAGCGGCTGCGCAACCGGAGAGTGCGGCAGAAACGGCGGCTACAGCGGGCCAACCCGGGCGTGCTGGTGCGCATCCCGCAGGCGAACAATCGGGCGCTggtcgagcagcagctgaagcGCATGGCCGATCTGTGGCTGCCCGCTACGCCGGCCACAGTGCGCCAGCAGTGCAGTCGGGAGTGTTTCGGGTACGTGACGCAGGCCGGCTTCAGCCTGTCGGAGGGTGGCGTCAACGGGATCGGCTACGTGACGGCTAGGGGGCTGGAGAAGCTGTTCAAGATCTGTACCAAGGGCACGGTGAAGGTGCTGGTAAGGGGGACACGCACCAGGGGGTACCGATTCGCCACGATTCGGCTCGCTGGTTGa